A window of the Diorhabda carinulata isolate Delta chromosome 1, icDioCari1.1, whole genome shotgun sequence genome harbors these coding sequences:
- the LOC130891016 gene encoding hydroxymethylglutaryl-CoA lyase, mitochondrial has protein sequence MAFRLSVKLLSQSVFKNQIRNTSFVRIVEVGPRDGLQNEPTKVPSDVKIEFINKLSKTGLKTIETTSFVSPKWIPQMGDNAEVFSNIKKENGVTYPVLVPNVQGLKSALKVDAKEVAIFIAASEGFSRKNTNCTIEESLSRTTEILELAKKNNVKVRGYISCVVGCPYDGKIAPSTVAKLTEFLLKMGCYEISLGDTIGVGTRNSIDSMLKEVLKVTSADTLAIHCHDTYGQAILNVFTALENGLTVVDSSVAGLGGCPYARGATGNLATEDVVYMLEGIGVHSGIDLKKLIEAGRYISDFIKKTPSSKVNNALYSKYTFN, from the exons ATGGCTTTTCGTTTAAGTGTGAAATTGTTATCACAGTCtgtatttaaaaatcaaattaga aacaCTAGTTTTGTTCGAATTGTTGAAGTGGGGCCAAGAGATGGATTGCAAAATGAACCGACCAAAGTACCATCTGATGTTAAAAttgaattcataaataaattatcaaaaactggACTCAAAACCATTGAAACTACAAg ttttgtgAGTCCGAAATGGATACCTCAGATGGGTGACAATGCTGAAGTCttttcaaacattaaaaaagaaaatggagTAACGTATCCTGTACTCGTACCAAATGTACAAGGACTGAAATCCGCT ttgAAAGTTGATGCAAAAGAAGTAGCTATATTTATAGCAGCCTCTGAAGGTTTCTCAAGAAAAAACACCAATTGTACAATTGAAGAAAGTCTATCTAGAACCACAGAAATACTAGAATTAGCAAAGAAAAACAATGTAAAAGTGCGAGGATATATATCATGTGTGGTAGGATGTCCATATGATGGTAAAATAGCACCATCCACTGTTGCCAAACTAACAGAGTTTTTACTTAAAATGGGCTGTTATGAAATCTCATTAGGTGATACCATCGGTGTAGGAACTAGGAACTCCATTGATAGTATGTTAAAAGAAGTATTGAAAGTAACCTCTGCAGATACTTTGGCTATACACTGCCATGATACTTATGGACAGGCCATATTGAATGTTTTTACTGCTCTAGAGAATGGCCTGACTGTGGTGGATTCTTCAGTAGCTGGTCTAGGCGGGTGTCCTTATGCTAGAGGAGCTACGGGTAATCTGGCAACTGAGGATGTTGTGTATATGTTGGAAGGTATAGGAGTTCACAGTGgtatagatttgaaaaaattgattgaagcTGGTCGATACATAagtgattttatcaaaaaaactccATCTTCAAAGGTTAACAATGCTTTGTATTCCAAGTATACCTTTAATTGA
- the LOC130895300 gene encoding gamma-1-syntrophin gives MKINTTRMTTPIEEKVDQKLKVRTGMVTVSDGKSRPIPVQLHLSMEVLRLQKEELLPPESKAINTKERMVQIRRQKVGGLGLSIKGGAEHKLPILISRIYKNQAADQTGELFVGDAIIKVNGEYITACPHDDAVNILRNAGDLVVLTVKHYKAATPFLQKQEDKEMQQAAEANGDEKAASDESLRITSSTSSRPSSICSELDQENPLTHWIDIVTVPLMMAYVTRYIFGTDKLRPNAFEVRGLNGISTGIIQCDDSAILSQWLKYISDNIIGLTNLQMKLYNRNFSVSDRIEYMGWVNEGVLNNNHPWQNYKPRFFALKGTDLMLFDNPPLNVTDWGKCPLMFKVYQTMFRVIKDSENVDERQHCFLVQTSGQDSRYFSVETRQELLKIENAWHCSVCTAVMKLGNKTFTVSSNGKTAGLTLDWNLGFSLHEGDSKTPVWQYKFSQLRGSSDDGKSKLKLHFQDIESRVIETKELECSILQSLLFCMHAFLTAKVASVDPGFLCSVIP, from the exons ATGAAGATAAACACTACAAGGATGACGACCCCAATTGAAGAGAAGGTTGATCAAAAACTAAAAGTTAGGACTGGAATGGTAACTGTGAGTGATGGAAAAAGTAGACCTATCCCTGTACAGTTACATCTTTCCATGGAAGTATTACGTTTACAGAAAGAAGAACTCTTACCACCTGAATCTAAAGCAATCAACACCAag gaAAGAATGGTACAGATTAGAAGACAGAAAGTTGGAGGTCTTGGGCTTAGTATTAAAGGAGGAGCTGAACATAAACTGCCAATTCTGATATCTaggatttataaaaatcaagCTGCTGATCAAACTGGAGAATTATTTGTAGGGGATGCTATTATTAaag TTAATGGAGAATACATTACGGCTTGTCCTCATGATGATGCAGTTAATATATTGAGAAATGCTGGAGATTTGGTTGTTTTAACTGTGAAGCATTATAAAGCAGCTACtccatttttacaaaaacaag AAGATAAAGAGATGCAGCAAGCAGCAGAAGCGAATGGCGATGAAAAGGCAGCTTCTGATGAAAGTTTGAGAATAACAAGTAGTACTAGTAGTAGACCCAGCTCTATTTGTTCAGAGTTAGATCAAGAGAATCCATTAACTCACTGGATTGACATAGTAACTGTACCTCTTATGATGGCTTATGTCACACGATACATTTTTGGGACTGACAAACTTAGACCAAATGCATTTGAAGTTCGAGGGTTGAATGGAATAAGTACTGGGATCATTCAGTGTGACGATTCTGCAATATTATCTCAGtggttgaaatatatttcagaTAATATTATTGGATTAACAAATTTACAG aTGAAACTTTATAATAGAAACTTCAGTGTTTCGGATCGTATAGAATACATGGGCTGGGTGAATGAGGGTGTTCTGAATAATAACCATCCTTGGCAAAACTACAAACCtagattttttgcattaaagGGTACCGATCTTATGTTATTTGATAACCCACCG CTTAATGTGACTGATTGGGGAAAATGCCCTCTGATGTTTAAAGTGTATCAAACAATGTTCAGGGTGATAAAAGATTCAGAAAATGTCGATGAAAGACAACATTGTTTCTTGGTACAAACATCTGGTCAGGACTCCAgatatttttctgttgaaaccAGACAGgaacttttgaaaattgaaaatgctTGGCACTGTTCTGTATGTACCGCCGTCATGAAATTAGGG AACAAGACTTTTACCGTGAGTAGTAATGGAAAGACTGCGGGATTAACATTGGATTGGAATCTAGGATTCTCTTTACACGAAGGTGATTCTAAAACTCCCGTTTGGCAgtataaattttcacaattacGGGGATCATCTGATGATGGAAAATCAAAACTGAAACTCCATTTCCAGGATATCGAATCTAGAGTTATTGAAACAAAG GAACTGGAATGTTCGATATTGCAAAGTTTACTGTTCTGTATGCATGCGTTTTTGACAGCAAAAGTTGCCTCGGTGGATCCAGGATTTTTATGTTCCGTGATACcatag